The following proteins are co-located in the Echinicola sp. 20G genome:
- a CDS encoding thioredoxin fold domain-containing protein: protein MKRILTLVFLMIVGSSVYAQKTKIQWLSFDEATTMNQDNPKMLIIDVYTDWCGWCKKMDKETFTDEGVIKYINENFYAVKLDAENSKKKFEFRGKEYTEESMARAMRVSSYPNFVIMDAAMENITQLPGYREPEAFLKDLVATIEKFTGK from the coding sequence ATGAAAAGAATACTTACACTGGTTTTTTTGATGATTGTAGGGTCGAGTGTATATGCCCAAAAGACTAAAATACAGTGGCTCAGCTTTGATGAGGCAACAACCATGAATCAAGATAATCCTAAAATGCTGATCATCGATGTCTATACAGACTGGTGTGGTTGGTGTAAAAAAATGGACAAGGAAACTTTTACGGATGAAGGAGTCATCAAATACATTAATGAAAATTTCTATGCTGTCAAATTGGACGCAGAAAACAGTAAGAAAAAGTTTGAATTCAGGGGCAAAGAATATACTGAAGAAAGCATGGCCCGGGCTATGAGGGTAAGTTCCTACCCTAACTTTGTGATTATGGATGCAGCTATGGAAAACATTACCCAACTACCCGGCTATAGGGAGCCAGAAGCTTTTCTTAAAGATCTAGTAGCGACAATTGAAAAATTTACAGGGAAATAA
- a CDS encoding metal ABC transporter permease: MSFDPNAFLIISTGSMIAISCGLLGVFLMLRKMAMTGDAISHAVLPGIVIAFMISGSRHGLAMVIGAGLVGIIATVFIEYLSNKVKLQSDASIGITFTSLFAIGIIMITFLANQIDLDQDCVLYGEIAYVPIDLWITGSGTIMGPRVTYLSLINLALVSLFIYLFFKELKISTFDKEFAATIGLSTVGVNYGLMGMVSYTTVSSFEAVGAILVVALMVVPPATAFLWTKNLKRLIQLTIILGILSSLLGYYLAFFLNSSIAGAMATVAGFFFFLSVILNRKQIPAIKKKLSKIKASNISI, encoded by the coding sequence ATGAGTTTTGACCCAAACGCATTTCTAATTATTAGTACAGGATCCATGATAGCCATATCATGTGGATTGTTGGGCGTGTTTCTGATGCTTCGCAAAATGGCCATGACCGGTGATGCCATTTCACACGCTGTCCTACCGGGAATCGTGATAGCTTTTATGATTTCAGGAAGCCGACATGGCTTGGCCATGGTCATTGGCGCAGGATTGGTTGGAATTATCGCTACAGTATTCATTGAATACCTCAGCAATAAGGTAAAACTCCAGTCGGATGCTTCTATTGGGATTACCTTTACTTCCCTTTTTGCCATCGGAATTATTATGATCACTTTCTTGGCCAATCAAATTGACCTGGACCAAGACTGTGTGTTGTATGGGGAAATTGCCTACGTGCCCATCGATCTGTGGATTACTGGATCAGGAACTATTATGGGACCAAGGGTAACCTACCTATCATTGATCAATCTGGCCTTGGTGAGCCTTTTTATTTATTTGTTTTTCAAGGAATTAAAGATCAGCACTTTTGACAAAGAGTTTGCTGCCACTATCGGCTTATCCACCGTTGGGGTTAATTATGGCTTAATGGGGATGGTGTCCTATACCACAGTAAGTTCCTTTGAGGCTGTTGGAGCCATTTTGGTTGTGGCATTGATGGTCGTTCCGCCAGCAACTGCTTTCCTTTGGACCAAAAATCTTAAACGCTTGATCCAACTGACCATTATATTAGGGATATTATCCTCTTTACTAGGGTATTACTTGGCCTTCTTCCTCAATAGCTCTATTGCTGGTGCCATGGCTACTGTCGCAGGGTTCTTTTTCTTTCTTAGTGTAATCTTAAACCGCAAACAAATTCCAGCCATCAAAAAGAAGCTTTCAAAAATAAAAGCTTCCAATATTTCCATCTAA
- a CDS encoding AI-2E family transporter, producing the protein MQKIIIPTFIRVLFVLLLIITIVFILILGKKLLVPLMMAGMLSILLTPICTWLERRKVPGTLSVLLAWLGGMLFLGGIIALIVIQIKGVSQDLENVSQHMNEWLADVDIFFSDSLGYELGLEDGFELSQFLKIFQQGNQSLPMVLVNTIGSLSGLILTPVFVFFMLIYRHHLADFMAHLFKNQNPRKVRLEIFRIRRMVQGYIIGLMKVMAILAVLNTTALYFLGVKHALFFGLFAALLNIIPYLGPFLGAILPFFYSFLTSDSMVSPFFIIVLFAIIQLIESNFLTPKIVGSNVNLNPFITFLGLLVGGAIWGIAGMILIIPTLAILRRIFELDSGTMPFAKLLGEDQSHLKRSKENSPEKN; encoded by the coding sequence ATGCAAAAAATAATAATTCCCACATTCATAAGGGTACTTTTTGTACTCCTGCTGATCATCACTATAGTTTTTATTCTGATTTTGGGTAAAAAATTATTGGTTCCCTTGATGATGGCAGGAATGCTTTCCATCTTATTGACACCAATATGTACCTGGCTGGAAAGGAGAAAGGTTCCCGGAACATTGAGTGTTTTACTGGCGTGGTTGGGAGGAATGCTTTTTCTGGGCGGAATCATTGCGCTTATCGTTATCCAAATAAAAGGAGTAAGTCAAGATTTGGAAAATGTCAGCCAACATATGAATGAGTGGTTGGCTGATGTTGATATATTTTTTTCTGATAGTCTAGGATATGAATTGGGTTTAGAAGATGGTTTTGAACTTTCTCAGTTTTTGAAGATTTTTCAACAGGGCAATCAAAGCCTACCCATGGTTTTGGTCAATACCATTGGCTCTCTAAGCGGCCTGATACTTACTCCTGTTTTCGTGTTTTTTATGCTGATTTACCGACACCATTTGGCTGATTTTATGGCCCATTTGTTTAAAAATCAAAATCCAAGAAAGGTAAGGCTGGAAATTTTTCGAATCAGAAGAATGGTTCAGGGTTACATTATCGGATTAATGAAAGTAATGGCGATTCTAGCAGTGCTGAACACGACTGCTTTGTATTTTCTAGGGGTTAAGCATGCCCTGTTTTTTGGTCTTTTTGCGGCTTTGCTTAATATAATTCCATACTTAGGGCCTTTCTTGGGAGCTATTTTGCCTTTTTTCTACTCGTTTCTTACATCAGACTCAATGGTGTCTCCATTCTTCATTATTGTCTTGTTTGCCATTATCCAATTAATTGAAAGTAACTTTCTTACCCCAAAGATTGTAGGCTCTAATGTCAACCTCAACCCTTTTATCACTTTTTTGGGACTGTTGGTGGGAGGAGCTATTTGGGGAATAGCAGGGATGATCTTGATTATTCCCACCTTAGCCATTTTAAGAAGGATTTTCGAATTGGATAGCGGTACCATGCCATTTGCCAAATTACTAGGAGAAGACCAAAGCCATTTGAAAAGGTCAAAGGAAAATTCACCGGAGAAAAACTAG